A stretch of Pangasianodon hypophthalmus isolate fPanHyp1 chromosome 9, fPanHyp1.pri, whole genome shotgun sequence DNA encodes these proteins:
- the atf6b gene encoding cyclic AMP-dependent transcription factor ATF-6 beta isoform X3: MTAELLSDLDSRFFADNLLTSEDWDACLYQCESMEEGEDRLKYDTLLDNDLVLTLDPDNPVAPWKHLENKLLEGDMSVMKDEMTIAEPLPVDMLFQVKAEPPSPSSSPTSDSSLPSLPEAQVKGENPPTPPYMYGDVLSPPVGAMEVTVATTAAPPHQAPPTLPVPTVAQTTVSAGSILSSKPVLQPRPVCMAAKTLILQGTPPVVLSPSVCLGSTPAIVKVEPVSPSVHCTSPTAPPTTKPIIPASSLPGSNCSDIDMKVLKRQQRMIKNRESACQSRKKKKEYVQNLEAQLREAQQENERLRRENHALRIRLASKEGAESGTSKRAVCVMVLLLFITFSFAPVSITDRKLPSALEEGEELHTGRHLLVYDREKEPGRVVNDRAAEDRLDSEEDTGEDRWRRGEVERDNADAFHFRNVSSVFSEVKDLVLQDIDRLFSSSDCRQFNRSESLRLADELRGWVHRHQIDRKKTNRKPKIAQKAKIAQQKAQHRKTNFSRYLPIETHRSIESQLQLLPGPEVSYSDFLDAIDRREDTFYVVSFRRDHLLLPAISHNKTTRPKMSLVMPAMAVNESVYNSSQGGYELMMQVDCEVMDTRIIPIKSSVVPPSLRDTPPNPPSHHHHHGNHTRQPHGGGASATRQPLSVRRREAEFLITQSGS; the protein is encoded by the exons ATGCCTGTCTGTATCAGTGTGAGAGTATGGAGGAGGGTGAAGACAGGCTGAAATATGACACACTG CTTGACAATGACCTCGTGCTGACCCTTGACCCAGACAACCCCGTGGCACCATGGAAACACCTGGAGAACAAACTGCTGGAAG gtGACATGTCAGTTATGAAAGACGAGATGACGATAGCAGAGCCTCTGCCCGTGgacatgt tgttcCAGGTCAAGGCCGAGCCTCCGTCTCCTTCGTCTTCTCCAACCTCAGACAGCTCTCTACCATCCTTACCTGAAGCTCAG GTGAAAGGTGAGAACCCTCCTACGCCTCCCTACATGTACGGAGATGTTCTCTCCCCCCCGGTGGGTGCCATGGAGGTTACTGTGGCAACCACAGCCGCGCCCCCTCACCAAGCTCCACCCACACTTCCTGTTCCCACAGTAGCACAGAccacag tgagcgCTGGCTCCATTCTGAGCAGTAAGCCTGTGCTACAGCCGAGGCCAGTGTGTATGGCCGCTAAAACTCTGATCCTGCAGGGAACACCACCAG TGGTTCTGTCCCCGTCGGTGTGTTTGGGCTCTACTCCGGCCATCGTTAAAGTGGAGCCCGTGTCTCCCAGCGTGCACTGCACCAGCCCTACAGCCCCGCCTACCACCAAGCCCATCATCCCAGCATCCTCTCTGCCTGGCAGCAACTGCAGCGACAttgat atGAAGGTGCTGAAGCGACAGCAGAGGATGATAAAGAACCGCGAGTCTGCGTGTCAGAGtcggaagaagaagaaggagtaCGTACAGAACCTGGAGGCTCAGCTGAGAGAGGCACAGCAGGAGAACGAACGCCTGCGTCGAGAGAACCACGCCCTGCGAATCAGACTCGCCAGCAAAGAG ggtGCTGAATCGGGCACCAGTAAGCGAgcggtgtgtgtgatggtgctgCTGCTCTTCATCACCTTCAGCTTCGCTCCTGtcag CATCACGGACAGGAAGTTACCGTCTGCACTGGAGGAAGGGGAGGAGCTTCATACAGGGAGACACCTGCTGGTGTACGATAGAGAGAAGGAGCCGGGCCGGGTGGTGAACGACAGAGCGGCGGAGGACAGGCTGGACAGTGAGGAGGACACGGGAGAGGACaggtggaggagaggagaggtggAGAGGGATAACGCTGACGCCTTTCACTTCAG gaatgtgagcagtgtgttCAGCGAGGTGAAGGATCTCGTCTTACAGGACATCGACCGGCTCTTCTCCTCCTCCGACTGCAGGCAGTTCAATCGCTCCGAGTCACTCAG gcTAGCTGATGAGCTGCGTGGTTGGGTTCATCGCCATCAGATCGACAGGAAGAAGACAAACCGCAAACCCAAGATCGCACAGAAGGCAAAAATagcacag CAGAAAGCTCAGCACAGGAAGACAAACTTCTCACGCTACCTCCCCATCGAGACTCACCGCTCCATCGAAAG tcaGCTGCAGCTCTTACCCGGCCCTGAGGTGAGCTACAGCGACTTCCTGGATGCCATCGATCGGCGTGAAGACACGTTTTATGTCGTCTCCTTTAGACGG gatcaTCTGCTTCTTCCTGCGATCAGTCACAACAAAACCACACGACCCAAAATGTCCCTCGTCATGCCTGCCATGGCCGTCAACG agtcGGTGTATAACTCGTCTCAGGGTGGATACGAGCTGATGATGCAGGTGGACTGTGAAGTCATGGACACCAGAATAATCCCCATCAAATCCTCCGTGGTCCCGCCCTCGCTCAGAGACACGCCCCCGAACCCGCCctctcaccaccatcaccacggCAACCACACCCGGCAACCGCATGGGGGCGGGGCCTCGGCGACCAGACAGCCCCTGTCTGTCAGGAGGAGGGAGGCGGAGTTTCTGATCACACAGTCGGGATCGTAA
- the atf6b gene encoding cyclic AMP-dependent transcription factor ATF-6 beta isoform X4: MTAELLSDLDSRFFADNLLTSEDWDACLYQCESMEEGEDRLKYDTLLDNDLVLTLDPDNPVAPWKHLENKLLEGDMSVMKDEMTIAEPLPVDMLFQVKAEPPSPSSSPTSDSSLPSLPEAQVKGENPPTPPYMYGDVLSPPVGAMEVTVATTAAPPHQAPPTLPVPTVAQTTVSAGSILSSKPVLQPRPVCMAAKTLILQGTPPVVLSPSVCLGSTPAIVKVEPVSPSVHCTSPTAPPTTKPIIPASSLPGSNCSDIDMKVLKRQQRMIKNRESACQSRKKKKEYVQNLEAQLREAQQENERLRRENHALRIRLASKEGAESGTSKRAVCVMVLLLFITFSFAPVSITDRKLPSALEEGEELHTGRHLLVYDREKEPGRVVNDRAAEDRLDSEEDTGEDRWRRGEVERDNADAFHFRNVSSVFSEVKDLVLQDIDRLFSSSDCRQFNRSESLRLADELRGWVHRHQIDRKKTNRKPKIAQKAKIAQKAQHRKTNFSRYLPIETHRSIESQLQLLPGPEVSYSDFLDAIDRREDTFYVVSFRRDHLLLPAISHNKTTRPKMSLVMPAMAVNESVYNSSQGGYELMMQVDCEVMDTRIIPIKSSVVPPSLRDTPPNPPSHHHHHGNHTRQPHGGGASATRQPLSVRRREAEFLITQSGS; the protein is encoded by the exons ATGCCTGTCTGTATCAGTGTGAGAGTATGGAGGAGGGTGAAGACAGGCTGAAATATGACACACTG CTTGACAATGACCTCGTGCTGACCCTTGACCCAGACAACCCCGTGGCACCATGGAAACACCTGGAGAACAAACTGCTGGAAG gtGACATGTCAGTTATGAAAGACGAGATGACGATAGCAGAGCCTCTGCCCGTGgacatgt tgttcCAGGTCAAGGCCGAGCCTCCGTCTCCTTCGTCTTCTCCAACCTCAGACAGCTCTCTACCATCCTTACCTGAAGCTCAG GTGAAAGGTGAGAACCCTCCTACGCCTCCCTACATGTACGGAGATGTTCTCTCCCCCCCGGTGGGTGCCATGGAGGTTACTGTGGCAACCACAGCCGCGCCCCCTCACCAAGCTCCACCCACACTTCCTGTTCCCACAGTAGCACAGAccacag tgagcgCTGGCTCCATTCTGAGCAGTAAGCCTGTGCTACAGCCGAGGCCAGTGTGTATGGCCGCTAAAACTCTGATCCTGCAGGGAACACCACCAG TGGTTCTGTCCCCGTCGGTGTGTTTGGGCTCTACTCCGGCCATCGTTAAAGTGGAGCCCGTGTCTCCCAGCGTGCACTGCACCAGCCCTACAGCCCCGCCTACCACCAAGCCCATCATCCCAGCATCCTCTCTGCCTGGCAGCAACTGCAGCGACAttgat atGAAGGTGCTGAAGCGACAGCAGAGGATGATAAAGAACCGCGAGTCTGCGTGTCAGAGtcggaagaagaagaaggagtaCGTACAGAACCTGGAGGCTCAGCTGAGAGAGGCACAGCAGGAGAACGAACGCCTGCGTCGAGAGAACCACGCCCTGCGAATCAGACTCGCCAGCAAAGAG ggtGCTGAATCGGGCACCAGTAAGCGAgcggtgtgtgtgatggtgctgCTGCTCTTCATCACCTTCAGCTTCGCTCCTGtcag CATCACGGACAGGAAGTTACCGTCTGCACTGGAGGAAGGGGAGGAGCTTCATACAGGGAGACACCTGCTGGTGTACGATAGAGAGAAGGAGCCGGGCCGGGTGGTGAACGACAGAGCGGCGGAGGACAGGCTGGACAGTGAGGAGGACACGGGAGAGGACaggtggaggagaggagaggtggAGAGGGATAACGCTGACGCCTTTCACTTCAG gaatgtgagcagtgtgttCAGCGAGGTGAAGGATCTCGTCTTACAGGACATCGACCGGCTCTTCTCCTCCTCCGACTGCAGGCAGTTCAATCGCTCCGAGTCACTCAG gcTAGCTGATGAGCTGCGTGGTTGGGTTCATCGCCATCAGATCGACAGGAAGAAGACAAACCGCAAACCCAAGATCGCACAGAAGGCAAAAATagcacag AAAGCTCAGCACAGGAAGACAAACTTCTCACGCTACCTCCCCATCGAGACTCACCGCTCCATCGAAAG tcaGCTGCAGCTCTTACCCGGCCCTGAGGTGAGCTACAGCGACTTCCTGGATGCCATCGATCGGCGTGAAGACACGTTTTATGTCGTCTCCTTTAGACGG gatcaTCTGCTTCTTCCTGCGATCAGTCACAACAAAACCACACGACCCAAAATGTCCCTCGTCATGCCTGCCATGGCCGTCAACG agtcGGTGTATAACTCGTCTCAGGGTGGATACGAGCTGATGATGCAGGTGGACTGTGAAGTCATGGACACCAGAATAATCCCCATCAAATCCTCCGTGGTCCCGCCCTCGCTCAGAGACACGCCCCCGAACCCGCCctctcaccaccatcaccacggCAACCACACCCGGCAACCGCATGGGGGCGGGGCCTCGGCGACCAGACAGCCCCTGTCTGTCAGGAGGAGGGAGGCGGAGTTTCTGATCACACAGTCGGGATCGTAA
- the atf6b gene encoding cyclic AMP-dependent transcription factor ATF-6 beta isoform X1: MTAELLSDLDSRFFADNLLTSEDWDACLYQCESMEEGEDRLKYDTLLDNDLVLTLDPDNPVAPWKHLENKLLEGDMSVMKDEMTIAEPLPVDMLFQVKAEPPSPSSSPTSDSSLPSLPEAQFQVKGENPPTPPYMYGDVLSPPVGAMEVTVATTAAPPHQAPPTLPVPTVAQTTVSAGSILSSKPVLQPRPVCMAAKTLILQGTPPVVLSPSVCLGSTPAIVKVEPVSPSVHCTSPTAPPTTKPIIPASSLPGSNCSDIDMKVLKRQQRMIKNRESACQSRKKKKEYVQNLEAQLREAQQENERLRRENHALRIRLASKEGAESGTSKRAVCVMVLLLFITFSFAPVSITDRKLPSALEEGEELHTGRHLLVYDREKEPGRVVNDRAAEDRLDSEEDTGEDRWRRGEVERDNADAFHFRNVSSVFSEVKDLVLQDIDRLFSSSDCRQFNRSESLRLADELRGWVHRHQIDRKKTNRKPKIAQKAKIAQQKAQHRKTNFSRYLPIETHRSIESQLQLLPGPEVSYSDFLDAIDRREDTFYVVSFRRDHLLLPAISHNKTTRPKMSLVMPAMAVNESVYNSSQGGYELMMQVDCEVMDTRIIPIKSSVVPPSLRDTPPNPPSHHHHHGNHTRQPHGGGASATRQPLSVRRREAEFLITQSGS, from the exons ATGCCTGTCTGTATCAGTGTGAGAGTATGGAGGAGGGTGAAGACAGGCTGAAATATGACACACTG CTTGACAATGACCTCGTGCTGACCCTTGACCCAGACAACCCCGTGGCACCATGGAAACACCTGGAGAACAAACTGCTGGAAG gtGACATGTCAGTTATGAAAGACGAGATGACGATAGCAGAGCCTCTGCCCGTGgacatgt tgttcCAGGTCAAGGCCGAGCCTCCGTCTCCTTCGTCTTCTCCAACCTCAGACAGCTCTCTACCATCCTTACCTGAAGCTCAG TTTCAGGTGAAAGGTGAGAACCCTCCTACGCCTCCCTACATGTACGGAGATGTTCTCTCCCCCCCGGTGGGTGCCATGGAGGTTACTGTGGCAACCACAGCCGCGCCCCCTCACCAAGCTCCACCCACACTTCCTGTTCCCACAGTAGCACAGAccacag tgagcgCTGGCTCCATTCTGAGCAGTAAGCCTGTGCTACAGCCGAGGCCAGTGTGTATGGCCGCTAAAACTCTGATCCTGCAGGGAACACCACCAG TGGTTCTGTCCCCGTCGGTGTGTTTGGGCTCTACTCCGGCCATCGTTAAAGTGGAGCCCGTGTCTCCCAGCGTGCACTGCACCAGCCCTACAGCCCCGCCTACCACCAAGCCCATCATCCCAGCATCCTCTCTGCCTGGCAGCAACTGCAGCGACAttgat atGAAGGTGCTGAAGCGACAGCAGAGGATGATAAAGAACCGCGAGTCTGCGTGTCAGAGtcggaagaagaagaaggagtaCGTACAGAACCTGGAGGCTCAGCTGAGAGAGGCACAGCAGGAGAACGAACGCCTGCGTCGAGAGAACCACGCCCTGCGAATCAGACTCGCCAGCAAAGAG ggtGCTGAATCGGGCACCAGTAAGCGAgcggtgtgtgtgatggtgctgCTGCTCTTCATCACCTTCAGCTTCGCTCCTGtcag CATCACGGACAGGAAGTTACCGTCTGCACTGGAGGAAGGGGAGGAGCTTCATACAGGGAGACACCTGCTGGTGTACGATAGAGAGAAGGAGCCGGGCCGGGTGGTGAACGACAGAGCGGCGGAGGACAGGCTGGACAGTGAGGAGGACACGGGAGAGGACaggtggaggagaggagaggtggAGAGGGATAACGCTGACGCCTTTCACTTCAG gaatgtgagcagtgtgttCAGCGAGGTGAAGGATCTCGTCTTACAGGACATCGACCGGCTCTTCTCCTCCTCCGACTGCAGGCAGTTCAATCGCTCCGAGTCACTCAG gcTAGCTGATGAGCTGCGTGGTTGGGTTCATCGCCATCAGATCGACAGGAAGAAGACAAACCGCAAACCCAAGATCGCACAGAAGGCAAAAATagcacag CAGAAAGCTCAGCACAGGAAGACAAACTTCTCACGCTACCTCCCCATCGAGACTCACCGCTCCATCGAAAG tcaGCTGCAGCTCTTACCCGGCCCTGAGGTGAGCTACAGCGACTTCCTGGATGCCATCGATCGGCGTGAAGACACGTTTTATGTCGTCTCCTTTAGACGG gatcaTCTGCTTCTTCCTGCGATCAGTCACAACAAAACCACACGACCCAAAATGTCCCTCGTCATGCCTGCCATGGCCGTCAACG agtcGGTGTATAACTCGTCTCAGGGTGGATACGAGCTGATGATGCAGGTGGACTGTGAAGTCATGGACACCAGAATAATCCCCATCAAATCCTCCGTGGTCCCGCCCTCGCTCAGAGACACGCCCCCGAACCCGCCctctcaccaccatcaccacggCAACCACACCCGGCAACCGCATGGGGGCGGGGCCTCGGCGACCAGACAGCCCCTGTCTGTCAGGAGGAGGGAGGCGGAGTTTCTGATCACACAGTCGGGATCGTAA
- the atf6b gene encoding cyclic AMP-dependent transcription factor ATF-6 beta isoform X2 translates to MTAELLSDLDSRFFADNLLTSEDWDACLYQCESMEEGEDRLKYDTLLDNDLVLTLDPDNPVAPWKHLENKLLEGDMSVMKDEMTIAEPLPVDMLFQVKAEPPSPSSSPTSDSSLPSLPEAQFQVKGENPPTPPYMYGDVLSPPVGAMEVTVATTAAPPHQAPPTLPVPTVAQTTVSAGSILSSKPVLQPRPVCMAAKTLILQGTPPVVLSPSVCLGSTPAIVKVEPVSPSVHCTSPTAPPTTKPIIPASSLPGSNCSDIDMKVLKRQQRMIKNRESACQSRKKKKEYVQNLEAQLREAQQENERLRRENHALRIRLASKEGAESGTSKRAVCVMVLLLFITFSFAPVSITDRKLPSALEEGEELHTGRHLLVYDREKEPGRVVNDRAAEDRLDSEEDTGEDRWRRGEVERDNADAFHFRNVSSVFSEVKDLVLQDIDRLFSSSDCRQFNRSESLRLADELRGWVHRHQIDRKKTNRKPKIAQKAKIAQKAQHRKTNFSRYLPIETHRSIESQLQLLPGPEVSYSDFLDAIDRREDTFYVVSFRRDHLLLPAISHNKTTRPKMSLVMPAMAVNESVYNSSQGGYELMMQVDCEVMDTRIIPIKSSVVPPSLRDTPPNPPSHHHHHGNHTRQPHGGGASATRQPLSVRRREAEFLITQSGS, encoded by the exons ATGCCTGTCTGTATCAGTGTGAGAGTATGGAGGAGGGTGAAGACAGGCTGAAATATGACACACTG CTTGACAATGACCTCGTGCTGACCCTTGACCCAGACAACCCCGTGGCACCATGGAAACACCTGGAGAACAAACTGCTGGAAG gtGACATGTCAGTTATGAAAGACGAGATGACGATAGCAGAGCCTCTGCCCGTGgacatgt tgttcCAGGTCAAGGCCGAGCCTCCGTCTCCTTCGTCTTCTCCAACCTCAGACAGCTCTCTACCATCCTTACCTGAAGCTCAG TTTCAGGTGAAAGGTGAGAACCCTCCTACGCCTCCCTACATGTACGGAGATGTTCTCTCCCCCCCGGTGGGTGCCATGGAGGTTACTGTGGCAACCACAGCCGCGCCCCCTCACCAAGCTCCACCCACACTTCCTGTTCCCACAGTAGCACAGAccacag tgagcgCTGGCTCCATTCTGAGCAGTAAGCCTGTGCTACAGCCGAGGCCAGTGTGTATGGCCGCTAAAACTCTGATCCTGCAGGGAACACCACCAG TGGTTCTGTCCCCGTCGGTGTGTTTGGGCTCTACTCCGGCCATCGTTAAAGTGGAGCCCGTGTCTCCCAGCGTGCACTGCACCAGCCCTACAGCCCCGCCTACCACCAAGCCCATCATCCCAGCATCCTCTCTGCCTGGCAGCAACTGCAGCGACAttgat atGAAGGTGCTGAAGCGACAGCAGAGGATGATAAAGAACCGCGAGTCTGCGTGTCAGAGtcggaagaagaagaaggagtaCGTACAGAACCTGGAGGCTCAGCTGAGAGAGGCACAGCAGGAGAACGAACGCCTGCGTCGAGAGAACCACGCCCTGCGAATCAGACTCGCCAGCAAAGAG ggtGCTGAATCGGGCACCAGTAAGCGAgcggtgtgtgtgatggtgctgCTGCTCTTCATCACCTTCAGCTTCGCTCCTGtcag CATCACGGACAGGAAGTTACCGTCTGCACTGGAGGAAGGGGAGGAGCTTCATACAGGGAGACACCTGCTGGTGTACGATAGAGAGAAGGAGCCGGGCCGGGTGGTGAACGACAGAGCGGCGGAGGACAGGCTGGACAGTGAGGAGGACACGGGAGAGGACaggtggaggagaggagaggtggAGAGGGATAACGCTGACGCCTTTCACTTCAG gaatgtgagcagtgtgttCAGCGAGGTGAAGGATCTCGTCTTACAGGACATCGACCGGCTCTTCTCCTCCTCCGACTGCAGGCAGTTCAATCGCTCCGAGTCACTCAG gcTAGCTGATGAGCTGCGTGGTTGGGTTCATCGCCATCAGATCGACAGGAAGAAGACAAACCGCAAACCCAAGATCGCACAGAAGGCAAAAATagcacag AAAGCTCAGCACAGGAAGACAAACTTCTCACGCTACCTCCCCATCGAGACTCACCGCTCCATCGAAAG tcaGCTGCAGCTCTTACCCGGCCCTGAGGTGAGCTACAGCGACTTCCTGGATGCCATCGATCGGCGTGAAGACACGTTTTATGTCGTCTCCTTTAGACGG gatcaTCTGCTTCTTCCTGCGATCAGTCACAACAAAACCACACGACCCAAAATGTCCCTCGTCATGCCTGCCATGGCCGTCAACG agtcGGTGTATAACTCGTCTCAGGGTGGATACGAGCTGATGATGCAGGTGGACTGTGAAGTCATGGACACCAGAATAATCCCCATCAAATCCTCCGTGGTCCCGCCCTCGCTCAGAGACACGCCCCCGAACCCGCCctctcaccaccatcaccacggCAACCACACCCGGCAACCGCATGGGGGCGGGGCCTCGGCGACCAGACAGCCCCTGTCTGTCAGGAGGAGGGAGGCGGAGTTTCTGATCACACAGTCGGGATCGTAA